A window of Cryptomeria japonica chromosome 3, Sugi_1.0, whole genome shotgun sequence contains these coding sequences:
- the LOC131037837 gene encoding EG45-like domain containing protein: protein MKTHAIIFVTISISLVLLLHFCVADVGTATFYGAPYVPTSCYGYNQRQFPAGNLFGAANDAIWDNQAACGRKYRIRCLSGTSNERVNPCRKRSLVVKILDYCSSSGCDNGDATFHLSADAFSHIALSSAKKINVEYEQV from the exons ATGAAGACACATGCAATCATATTTGTTACAATTTCAATAAGTTTGGTGTTACTGCTTCATTTTTGTGTCGCAGATGTGGGCACAGCAACCTTTTATGGTGCTCCTTATGTCC CAACATCGTGCTATGGATACAATCAGAGGCAATTTCCAGCAGGCAATCTTTTTGGAGCGGCTAATGATGCAATTTGGGACAACCAGGCAGCCTGCGGAAGGAAGTACAGAATCAGATGCTTGAGTGGAACAAGTAATGAAAGAGTTAATCCATGCAGAAAAAGATCACTTGTGGTAAAGATTCTGGATTACTGCTCTTCCTCTGGCTGCGATAATGGCGATGCAACTTTTCATTTATCTGCCGATGCGTTTTCTCACATTGCTCTTTCCTCTGCTAAAAAAATTAACGTCGAATATGAGCA AGTGTGA